In Gloeomargarita sp. SRBZ-1_bins_9, one genomic interval encodes:
- a CDS encoding ShlB/FhaC/HecB family hemolysin secretion/activation protein, giving the protein MFRRLWCGVAVVGGLLGLGNAPMPAQMPPLDLRQEVVVEALEVVGSTVLSAEDITLFTQPVLGRRVPLQQVQDVADNITRFYVDRGFTTSRAVIAPDTVPTGRLRIEVIEGRLADIQISGNRRLLTSYLRDRLQLVAKPPLNTNALEDQLRLLRASPFIANVEASLRPGEKVGESILVVRIEEDPQPLVLSFGLDNYVPPSIAPQRAFVSLGYQNLSGRGDEIFGSYAVGLNFSDWQRAALNEYTLTYRVPLNARDGTLQFRAVVTNNRITERPFAGFNITGESQLYEVSFRQPLVRSIRQELALSGALAWQQSQIFVLDVVSTTNRSSVLQLGVDYLRRDRKGAWLALGRFNWGLPILGATDIPDGPGGLVTPDGRFFSFQAQGQRVLNFGNDLLLLLRADAQIAAKPLLPQHQFVIGGAQSVRGYRQNARAGDNGFRLSVESRIPAARDSGGRLVFQVAPFIEFGRVWNKRNNPNPPLPPQTLAGLGTGLLWSPVPGLDLRLDAALPLVYNRDRGRDAQDYGLYFQVNYRAF; this is encoded by the coding sequence GTGGTGGGCAGTACGGTTTTGAGTGCTGAAGACATTACTCTTTTCACCCAACCGGTGCTGGGGCGGCGAGTACCCCTGCAGCAGGTACAAGATGTAGCGGATAATATCACCCGCTTTTATGTGGACCGGGGATTTACCACGTCGCGCGCCGTCATTGCGCCAGATACGGTCCCGACGGGGCGTTTGCGCATCGAAGTAATTGAAGGACGTTTAGCCGACATCCAGATCAGCGGTAATCGCCGCCTTTTGACCAGCTACCTCCGCGACCGGTTGCAGTTGGTGGCCAAACCCCCTTTGAACACCAACGCCCTGGAGGATCAACTGCGCCTGCTGCGGGCATCGCCGTTTATCGCCAATGTGGAGGCTAGCCTGCGGCCGGGGGAAAAGGTCGGGGAAAGCATCCTGGTAGTGCGCATTGAGGAGGACCCCCAGCCGTTGGTCCTATCCTTTGGCCTGGACAATTACGTGCCGCCGAGTATTGCTCCCCAGCGGGCTTTTGTTTCCCTGGGCTATCAGAACCTGAGTGGCCGGGGGGATGAAATTTTTGGTTCCTACGCGGTAGGGCTCAATTTCAGCGACTGGCAGCGGGCGGCTCTGAATGAATACACGTTGACCTACCGAGTACCCCTCAACGCCAGGGACGGCACGCTGCAATTCCGCGCGGTGGTGACAAACAATCGCATCACTGAGCGTCCGTTTGCCGGGTTCAACATCACGGGGGAGTCCCAGCTCTATGAAGTGAGTTTTCGACAGCCCTTAGTGCGCAGCATCCGACAAGAACTGGCTTTGTCGGGGGCCTTGGCCTGGCAGCAGTCGCAAATTTTTGTCCTAGACGTTGTGAGCACTACCAACCGCAGCAGCGTGTTGCAGTTGGGGGTGGATTACCTGCGCCGGGACCGTAAAGGGGCCTGGCTGGCTCTAGGACGGTTCAACTGGGGATTGCCCATCTTGGGGGCGACGGATATTCCCGATGGCCCTGGCGGTCTGGTCACGCCGGACGGTCGCTTTTTTAGCTTCCAGGCCCAGGGACAACGGGTGCTCAATTTCGGCAATGACCTGCTGCTGCTCCTGCGGGCGGATGCGCAAATAGCGGCCAAACCGTTGCTGCCCCAGCATCAGTTCGTCATCGGCGGCGCCCAATCGGTGCGGGGTTACCGGCAAAACGCCCGGGCGGGGGACAACGGTTTCCGTCTTTCGGTGGAATCCCGTATCCCCGCTGCGCGCGACAGCGGTGGACGGCTGGTGTTTCAAGTGGCGCCTTTTATCGAATTTGGGCGGGTGTGGAACAAGCGCAACAATCCTAACCCTCCCTTACCACCCCAAACGCTGGCGGGGCTGGGCACCGGGCTGCTGTGGAGTCCTGTGCCGGGTTTGGACCTTCGCCTGGATGCCGCCCTGCCTTTGGTGTACAACCGGGACCGGGGCCGCGACGCCCAGGACTATGGCCTCTATTTCCAGGTCAACTACCGGGCTTTCTAG
- a CDS encoding Tab2/Atab2 family RNA-binding protein, which produces MARVIWEVDFYSRPVVDGQGKKLWELLLCDRQGEVRIAQVCPPEQVNSRWLQETLAPLVQQYGITHLRSFRAPMLPMLQRACEPLQVTVLPSRRVVVLAHWLQERWQTVYRQMPGFQPLATPPPAAKVAPALQPLPEPLRGQRWTWATLGWGDIRQGAVEWADFGELLPWRYIDLAPETPIPGLVVYSGRAATLAAWLSGLELAEIQGQDDTVCWLVGLEERWLFARQVPGVEAFTRQQQQARGVHFLAVQSHPEAERLEGFWLLQSLALG; this is translated from the coding sequence ATGGCGCGGGTAATTTGGGAGGTGGATTTCTACAGCCGCCCGGTGGTGGATGGGCAGGGCAAAAAGCTGTGGGAGTTGCTGCTGTGTGACCGGCAGGGGGAGGTCCGTATCGCCCAAGTCTGCCCCCCGGAGCAGGTGAATAGCCGGTGGCTCCAGGAAACGCTGGCCCCCTTGGTGCAGCAGTACGGCATCACCCATCTGCGCAGTTTTCGGGCGCCCATGTTGCCCATGCTCCAGCGGGCCTGCGAACCCCTACAGGTGACGGTGCTTCCTAGTCGGCGGGTGGTGGTCCTGGCCCATTGGCTGCAGGAGCGTTGGCAGACAGTCTATCGGCAGATGCCCGGTTTTCAACCTTTGGCAACCCCACCCCCGGCGGCGAAGGTGGCCCCGGCACTCCAGCCCTTGCCGGAACCCCTGCGGGGACAGCGGTGGACCTGGGCGACCTTGGGGTGGGGAGACATTCGGCAAGGGGCGGTGGAGTGGGCGGATTTTGGGGAGTTGTTGCCCTGGCGATACATTGACCTGGCGCCGGAGACGCCGATTCCTGGGCTGGTAGTCTATTCCGGGCGCGCAGCAACCTTAGCGGCCTGGCTCAGTGGCCTGGAGCTGGCAGAAATCCAGGGGCAAGACGACACCGTCTGTTGGCTGGTCGGTCTGGAGGAGCGCTGGTTATTTGCCAGGCAGGTCCCCGGGGTGGAGGCCTTTACCCGGCAGCAGCAGCAGGCTCGGGGGGTGCATTTTCTGGCGGTGCAGTCCCACCCGGAAGCCGAACGCCTGGAAGGGTTTTGGTTATTGCAGAGCCTGGCGCTGGGGTGA
- the glgP gene encoding alpha-glucan family phosphorylase, with product MKPFDALTAVRDRLPSVLQPLATLAFNYWWTWSGQQLRLFAPLDQQLWEDCHHNPVAFLLRVDQERLDVAATDPDYVQLVQGLAARFAEYVQPRVCALAPHITPQQPVAYFCAEFGIHESLPIYAGGLGVLAGDHLKSASDMGLPMVGIGLLYRQGYFRQRLNRQGWQEDYYVDNPFHEMPLELVREADGRPLTVMVEVRGRQVVAQVWRVRVGRSDLYLMDSDVPVNDPIDRWLTAHLYGGNQETRIGQEILLGIGGVRLLDKLGLQPAVYHLNEGHAAFALLELARLEMQRTGQSFYAVEERVRQRCVFTTHTPVPAGHDAFSPDLMDSFFGTYWPQLHLTREQFLALGARRLGDPWEPFNMTVLALRLTRAANGVSQLHGEVSRQMWSILYPDRPVDQVPIGAITNGVHAPTWTAPLLGELFRTYVHPEWEARVMEAELWEQVEQIPDGELWQRHQLLKQRLISYTRSRLVASRQQRGEPPEHVEAAARCLDPQVLTVGFARRFSAYKRAYLLIRDPERAKRILTNPAYPVQFVFAGKAHPADEEGKRIIQRLLEWCRDPDLQMRVAFIEDYDMHTARCLVQGVDLWLNNPRRPLEASGTSGQKVCFNGGINFSVLDGWWCEGYVPGVNGWAIGEDLHTSNQELQDQRDSESLYHLLETEIVPMYYERDADGLPRRWIQRMKASMRTNIPRFNTDRMVQDYIQHIYAPNRELAVSGSWRG from the coding sequence ATGAAACCGTTTGACGCGCTGACGGCGGTGCGGGACCGTTTGCCGAGTGTTTTGCAGCCTTTGGCGACGCTGGCGTTTAACTATTGGTGGACGTGGTCGGGTCAGCAGTTGCGCCTGTTTGCCCCTTTAGACCAGCAGTTGTGGGAGGACTGTCACCATAACCCGGTGGCCTTTTTGCTCAGGGTGGACCAGGAACGGTTGGATGTGGCGGCTACGGACCCGGATTATGTGCAGTTGGTGCAGGGTTTGGCGGCGCGGTTTGCCGAGTACGTGCAGCCCCGGGTCTGTGCCCTGGCGCCCCACATTACACCCCAGCAACCGGTGGCCTATTTCTGCGCGGAGTTTGGCATCCACGAGTCGTTGCCGATCTATGCGGGGGGTCTGGGGGTGTTGGCAGGGGACCACCTGAAGTCGGCGTCGGATATGGGGCTGCCGATGGTGGGGATTGGGTTGCTCTATCGTCAGGGTTATTTCCGGCAGCGGCTGAACCGCCAGGGCTGGCAGGAGGATTATTACGTGGACAACCCGTTCCATGAGATGCCCCTGGAGTTGGTGCGGGAGGCGGATGGACGCCCCTTAACGGTGATGGTGGAGGTGCGGGGACGGCAGGTGGTGGCTCAGGTCTGGCGGGTGCGGGTGGGCCGCTCGGATTTGTACCTGATGGATTCGGATGTGCCGGTGAATGACCCCATTGACCGCTGGTTGACGGCGCACCTGTACGGGGGCAATCAGGAGACGCGCATTGGCCAGGAGATTTTGCTGGGGATTGGGGGAGTGCGCCTGCTGGATAAGTTGGGGTTGCAGCCGGCGGTGTATCACCTGAACGAGGGCCATGCGGCCTTTGCCCTGCTGGAGTTGGCCCGGCTGGAGATGCAGCGCACGGGGCAGTCGTTTTATGCGGTGGAGGAGCGGGTGCGGCAACGGTGTGTGTTTACCACCCATACGCCGGTGCCCGCTGGTCACGACGCCTTTTCCCCGGATTTGATGGATTCGTTTTTTGGGACCTACTGGCCCCAGTTGCACCTGACGCGGGAGCAGTTTTTGGCCCTGGGGGCGCGGCGGCTGGGGGACCCCTGGGAGCCGTTTAATATGACGGTGCTGGCGCTGCGTTTGACCCGGGCGGCCAATGGGGTGAGCCAATTGCACGGGGAGGTGTCGCGGCAGATGTGGTCCATTTTGTACCCGGACCGGCCGGTGGACCAGGTGCCCATTGGGGCGATTACCAACGGGGTGCATGCGCCGACCTGGACCGCCCCTCTGTTGGGGGAACTGTTTCGCACCTATGTGCACCCGGAGTGGGAGGCGCGGGTGATGGAAGCGGAGTTGTGGGAGCAGGTGGAGCAGATTCCCGATGGGGAGCTGTGGCAGCGCCACCAGTTGCTCAAGCAACGGCTGATTAGTTACACCCGTAGCCGTCTGGTCGCTAGTCGCCAGCAGCGGGGGGAACCCCCGGAACACGTGGAGGCCGCTGCCCGTTGCCTGGACCCCCAGGTCTTGACGGTGGGCTTTGCCCGTCGCTTTAGCGCCTACAAGCGGGCCTATTTGTTGATTCGCGACCCAGAGCGGGCCAAGCGTATCCTGACGAACCCGGCGTACCCAGTGCAATTCGTCTTTGCGGGGAAGGCCCACCCGGCGGATGAGGAAGGGAAACGCATTATCCAGCGGTTGTTGGAGTGGTGCCGCGACCCAGACCTACAGATGCGGGTGGCTTTTATCGAGGACTACGATATGCACACGGCCCGCTGTTTGGTGCAGGGGGTGGACCTGTGGTTGAACAATCCCCGCCGCCCCTTGGAGGCCTCGGGCACCAGTGGCCAAAAGGTGTGTTTCAACGGGGGTATTAACTTTAGCGTGTTGGACGGCTGGTGGTGTGAGGGCTATGTGCCGGGGGTCAATGGCTGGGCCATCGGCGAGGACCTGCACACCAGCAACCAGGAATTGCAGGACCAGCGGGATAGTGAATCCCTGTACCACCTGCTGGAGACGGAAATTGTGCCCATGTACTATGAGCGGGATGCCGACGGGTTGCCCCGGCGCTGGATTCAACGGATGAAGGCGTCCATGCGCACCAACATCCCCCGCTTTAATACTGACCGGATGGTGCAGGACTATATCCAGCACATTTACGCCCCCAACCGGGAATTGGCCGTGAGTGGGTCATGGCGCGGGTAA
- a CDS encoding Fe(3+) ABC transporter substrate-binding protein, producing the protein MGISRREVLLGGVSLVTVTTIGRLTAYKPALAQRGVVNVYSSRHYDSDRELFRRFTQATGIQVNVLEGKDDELIERIRSEGRNSPADVLFTVDAGRLWRAQQAGLFRPVDSPLLTRSIPASLREPRNHWFGFTRRARVIMYNKDRVKPGDISTYEELADPKWRGQVLVRSSRNVYNQSLVGALIRHLGEARTERWARGLVENLARPPQGGDTDQIRAAAAGVGALAISNTYYLIRLLKSPNPADREVGQKMGIIFPNQNSFGTHVNISGAGVIVTAPHARNAVRFLEFLATREAQDVLARGNNEYPAVPGVPIDPVLASFGTFKQDPINASVFGRNNELALRITDRAGWA; encoded by the coding sequence ATGGGGATTTCGCGGCGAGAGGTGTTGTTGGGAGGGGTTTCCCTGGTGACGGTGACCACCATCGGACGGTTGACGGCCTACAAGCCGGCCTTGGCCCAGCGGGGAGTGGTGAATGTCTATTCCTCCCGGCACTACGACAGCGACAGAGAGCTGTTTCGGCGGTTTACCCAGGCAACGGGGATTCAGGTGAATGTGCTGGAGGGGAAAGACGATGAACTGATTGAGCGCATTCGCAGCGAGGGGCGCAATTCCCCGGCGGATGTGTTGTTTACAGTGGATGCGGGGCGTCTGTGGCGGGCGCAGCAGGCAGGGCTATTTCGGCCCGTGGATTCCCCCCTTTTGACCCGCTCCATTCCGGCGTCGCTGCGGGAACCGCGCAATCACTGGTTTGGGTTTACCCGACGGGCGCGGGTGATTATGTATAACAAGGACCGGGTCAAACCTGGCGATATTAGTACCTACGAGGAGTTAGCGGACCCGAAATGGCGGGGGCAGGTATTGGTCCGTTCGTCCCGCAATGTTTACAACCAGTCGTTGGTGGGGGCCTTGATCCGGCACCTGGGGGAAGCCCGGACGGAGCGCTGGGCCAGGGGTCTGGTGGAGAACTTGGCGCGGCCACCTCAAGGGGGCGATACGGACCAAATCCGGGCGGCAGCAGCAGGCGTGGGCGCTTTGGCCATTAGTAATACGTATTACTTAATTCGCCTGCTGAAGTCCCCCAATCCCGCCGACCGGGAGGTGGGACAAAAGATGGGCATTATTTTCCCCAACCAAAACTCCTTTGGCACCCACGTCAATATCAGTGGGGCGGGGGTGATTGTCACGGCGCCCCATGCCCGCAATGCGGTGCGGTTTTTGGAGTTTTTGGCAACGCGGGAGGCCCAGGACGTGCTGGCCCGGGGGAACAATGAATACCCAGCCGTGCCGGGGGTGCCCATTGACCCGGTGCTGGCCAGTTTCGGCACGTTCAAGCAGGACCCCATCAACGCTAGTGTCTTTGGTCGCAATAACGAACTGGCCCTGAGAATTACGGACCGAGCCGGTTGGGCATAG
- the gltX gene encoding glutamate--tRNA ligase produces MTVRVRIAPSPTGNLHIGTARTALFNWLFARHHGGEFILRMEDTDRERSRPEFAENILSGLRWLGLDWDIGPIWQTQRLHRYQEVIEQLLARKLAYRSYETEEELAAMRAAQEAQKQAPRYNNQHRNLTPEQEAAFRAQGRQPVIRFKIDDDREIIWHDLIRGEMRWRGADLGGDMVIARADGLPLYNFAVVVDDMDMQITHVIRGEDHLANTAKQILLYEALGAPLPAFAHTPLILNPDGRKLSKRDGVTAISDFRQMGYVAPALVNYMALLGWSPPEGKELLTLEEMVPLFSLERVNKAGSKFDWDKLNWINSHYLHQMLPAQLTQELLPFWREAGYDLDPERDRPWLEQVAALIGPSLVTLKDGVHLARFYMSEQVTYDDEARHQLQQPPSREILQQFLAAGDPRDLDAAQSLVQSVVQTCGVKKGQAMKTLRAALMGTLHGPDLLQSWLILAHRGFVQRRLQAALELAADGG; encoded by the coding sequence GTGACGGTACGGGTGCGGATTGCCCCCAGCCCGACGGGGAATTTGCATATTGGGACAGCGCGGACGGCCCTGTTTAACTGGTTGTTTGCCCGGCATCATGGGGGGGAATTTATCCTGCGGATGGAAGACACGGACCGGGAGCGCTCCCGCCCTGAATTTGCCGAAAACATCCTCAGTGGGTTGCGCTGGTTGGGATTGGACTGGGACATTGGCCCGATTTGGCAAACCCAGCGGCTGCACCGGTATCAGGAGGTGATCGAGCAGTTACTGGCGCGGAAGCTGGCCTACCGCAGCTATGAAACCGAGGAGGAACTGGCAGCGATGCGGGCCGCCCAGGAGGCGCAAAAACAGGCACCCCGATACAACAACCAGCACCGGAACTTAACGCCGGAGCAGGAGGCGGCTTTTCGTGCCCAGGGTCGCCAGCCGGTGATTCGCTTCAAGATTGACGACGACCGGGAAATTATCTGGCATGACCTGATTCGGGGGGAAATGCGCTGGCGGGGGGCCGATTTGGGGGGCGATATGGTGATTGCCCGGGCCGATGGCCTACCCCTGTACAACTTCGCCGTGGTGGTGGATGACATGGACATGCAAATCACCCATGTGATCCGGGGGGAGGACCACCTGGCCAATACCGCCAAGCAAATTTTGCTTTACGAAGCCCTGGGAGCGCCCCTTCCCGCCTTTGCCCACACCCCCTTGATTCTCAACCCCGACGGGCGTAAGTTGTCTAAACGAGACGGAGTGACGGCCATCTCCGATTTCCGGCAGATGGGGTATGTGGCGCCGGCGCTGGTAAATTACATGGCGCTTTTGGGTTGGTCACCCCCGGAGGGCAAGGAGCTGTTGACTCTCGAAGAAATGGTGCCCCTGTTTTCCCTGGAGCGGGTCAACAAGGCTGGGAGTAAATTCGACTGGGACAAGCTGAATTGGATTAACAGTCACTATTTGCACCAGATGTTGCCGGCCCAGTTAACCCAGGAACTGCTGCCCTTTTGGCGGGAGGCGGGCTATGACCTGGACCCGGAGCGGGACCGGCCTTGGTTGGAGCAGGTGGCGGCGTTGATTGGCCCCAGTTTGGTGACGTTGAAAGATGGGGTACACCTAGCCCGTTTCTACATGAGTGAGCAGGTGACCTACGACGACGAAGCCCGGCACCAGTTGCAACAGCCCCCCAGCCGAGAAATTCTCCAGCAATTTTTGGCTGCCGGTGACCCCCGTGACCTGGATGCGGCCCAATCCCTGGTGCAGAGCGTGGTGCAGACCTGCGGGGTGAAAAAGGGCCAGGCGATGAAGACCCTGCGGGCGGCGTTGATGGGCACTCTGCACGGGCCGGACTTGCTCCAATCGTGGCTTATCCTGGCACACCGGGGCTTTGTACAACGGCGACTTCAGGCGGCGCTGGAATTGGCTGCTGACGGGGGTTAA
- a CDS encoding Uma2 family endonuclease: MVSVEVKQELAYARWESATWADYQRLRDDPTIERVQLFFAHNRLLVENMGWEGILHSEIRELLSAVLTLWLLRHPDMKSKLLGSCLMEREGLQAAAPDIALYMGECLPQYQASRRVDLNQCPPPALVVEVADTTLDSDLDQKKHLYAALGVPEYWVIDAQGGRVFMFTLAEGSYQRVESSATLPGVTAALLEATIAQAQSGTNIAAAAWFAQQLS, translated from the coding sequence ATGGTTTCTGTGGAGGTCAAACAGGAGCTGGCCTATGCCCGGTGGGAGTCAGCGACGTGGGCAGATTATCAGCGCCTGCGGGATGACCCTACGATTGAGCGGGTGCAGTTATTTTTTGCCCATAACCGGCTCCTGGTGGAAAACATGGGATGGGAAGGCATCTTGCATTCAGAAATCCGGGAGTTGCTGTCGGCTGTGTTGACCCTGTGGCTACTGCGCCATCCCGACATGAAGTCCAAACTGCTTGGCAGTTGTCTGATGGAAAGGGAGGGGCTACAGGCGGCGGCACCGGATATTGCGTTGTATATGGGGGAGTGTTTGCCCCAGTACCAGGCGTCACGCCGGGTTGACCTGAATCAGTGCCCCCCGCCGGCGTTGGTGGTGGAGGTGGCCGATACGACTCTGGATTCGGATTTGGACCAGAAGAAGCATTTGTATGCGGCGCTGGGGGTGCCGGAGTATTGGGTGATTGATGCCCAAGGGGGACGGGTATTTATGTTTACCTTGGCAGAGGGGAGCTATCAACGGGTGGAAAGCTCTGCCACGTTGCCGGGTGTGACGGCGGCGCTGCTGGAGGCGACCATCGCCCAGGCCCAGTCGGGAACCAACATCGCTGCCGCTGCTTGGTTTGCTCAGCAGTTGTCCTGA